A portion of the Thunnus maccoyii chromosome 20, fThuMac1.1, whole genome shotgun sequence genome contains these proteins:
- the LOC121886799 gene encoding microfibril-associated glycoprotein 4-like, which yields MDSVGGRWTVFQRRMDGSVNFYRPWDHYKKGFGSAAGEYWLGLENLFHLTRGKKVELLVDMEDFNGKKAFARYSSFSIESEFYGYRLHVSEFKNGGAGDALIHHNGQKFTTFDKDQDSSSNNCAQLYLGGFWYNNCFYANSNGLYRWGAYSTLIYTGVDWYQWKGWNYSLKAISMKIRPVH from the exons ATGGACTCAGTAGGAGGACGGTGGACG GTGTTCCAGAGGAGGATGGACGGCTCGGTGAACTTCTACAGGCCCTGGGATCACTACAAGAAGGGCTTTGGTAGCGCTGCTGGAGAGTACTGGCTCG gtctTGAGAATCTCTTCCATCTGACTCGGGGAAAGAAGGTCGAGCTGCTGGTCGACATGGAGGACTTCAatggaaaaaaagcatttgcTCGTTACTCCTCGTTCTCCATCGAATCAGAGTTCTACGGATACAGACTTCATGTGTCTGAATTCAAAAATGGAGGAGCAG GAGACGCCCTGATTCATCACAATGGACAGAAGTTCACCACCTTCGACAAAGACCAGGACTCCAGCAGCAACAACTGTGCCCAACTCTACCTGGGGGGGTTCTGGTACAACAACTGTTTCTATGCAAACTCCAACGGGCTTTATCGCTGGGGGGCTTATAGCACCTTGATTTATACAGGAGTGGATTGGTACCAGTGGAAGGGCTGGAACTACTCCCTGAAGGCCATCAGCATGAAGATTCGTCCTGTGCACTAA